In a genomic window of Terriglobia bacterium:
- a CDS encoding DUF1552 domain-containing protein, whose protein sequence is MFITKKHISRRSVLRGAGAALALPFLEAMVPAATAAAQTAAAGVPRFVGVFAPHGMAPGYWIPSKEGAGFEFPFIYKPLEPFKDVTILSGLHSRSAEPPPGVTGADHWVAAAFLCANKPRKTVGADVYAGTTIDQIIAQKIGQNSLLPSMQFAVEDPGSNSSNCGEGYSCVYTNTISWSSPTDPLPMELNPQVVFERMFGDGGTVEERAERRSLDRSILDSLGDSLSRLRGTFGASDRRRLDEYTNDVREIERRLQIAATASTVAPTDMSVPVGVPQS, encoded by the coding sequence ATGTTTATTACAAAAAAGCATATTTCAAGACGCTCGGTTTTGCGAGGTGCGGGAGCGGCGCTCGCACTGCCTTTCCTGGAGGCCATGGTGCCAGCGGCGACGGCGGCAGCACAGACCGCGGCGGCGGGAGTTCCCCGGTTTGTCGGCGTTTTTGCGCCGCACGGCATGGCTCCTGGTTATTGGATACCGAGTAAGGAAGGTGCGGGGTTTGAATTCCCTTTTATCTATAAACCGCTGGAGCCCTTCAAAGACGTCACGATCCTCAGCGGACTGCATTCCAGGTCGGCCGAACCGCCTCCTGGAGTAACAGGCGCCGACCATTGGGTTGCGGCCGCGTTCCTGTGCGCGAACAAACCCAGGAAGACCGTCGGTGCGGACGTGTATGCGGGAACAACGATCGATCAGATAATCGCACAGAAGATCGGTCAGAACTCGCTGCTCCCTTCAATGCAGTTCGCGGTTGAAGATCCGGGCTCGAACTCGAGCAACTGCGGCGAGGGTTACAGCTGCGTATACACGAACACGATTTCGTGGTCGTCGCCGACGGACCCTTTGCCGATGGAACTCAATCCTCAGGTGGTTTTCGAGCGGATGTTCGGAGACGGCGGAACGGTCGAGGAGCGCGCGGAACGCCGGTCGTTGGATCGCAGCATCCTGGATTCGCTGGGGGACTCGCTCTCCCGGCTTCGCGGAACCTTCGGTGCTTCCGATCGCAGGCGGCTGGATGAATACACCAATGATGTTCGCGAGATCGAGCGGCGTCTCCAGATTGCGGCAACGGCTTCCACGGTTGCGCCAACCGATATGTCGGTGCCAGTCGGAGTTCCGCAGTCGTT
- a CDS encoding DUF1592 domain-containing protein produces MKLLAFGCAAILPILFFSASQKAAPGQAAPTKGAGVAAPDAAMQRALVDQYCVTCHNTRSKTANLMLDQFDFTHLGDHAEVGEKIVRKLRAGMMPPTGMKRPDPAALETFIQSMEKELDRTAHVALPPPGLHRLNRGEYANAIRDVIGLEVDAAKFLPSDDSTRGFDNIAGALKMSPALMEAYLSASGKISRLAIGDVSSATQAVFDVPADTAQNYHVDGMPRGTRGGILIPYQFPADGEYAFTVKAITGYSQGVLGGITGERLDVFVDSARVNSFDWDKEIATTRGKGAATPKVAIKAGLHTVSVTFRVTNDIPGSELNKPFERTMNAPGSIPGFQFYPHVGQVIIEGPYRVTGVTDTASRNKIFVCRPASVREESQCARTIISTLVKHAFRRPSTPADLESLTTFYLEGRKNGGSFDKGIEVALQRILADPEFVYRGEREPVGAGVGRSYRLSDLELASRLSFFLWSSVPDDQLIDLAVQGKLQNQAVLDQQVKRMLADPKSEALIRNFTGQWLSVRSLKTMEPVVNIFPDYDDNLRLAFQTEIELFFDSIVHEDRSVLDLLTADYTFVNERLARHYGIPNLYGPQFRRITLTPDLDMRRGLLGKGALLTVTSQPARTSPVARGKWFLQTFLGVSPPDPPPNVPAIKEQAADSTGNLKTPTMRQRMEAHHSNPTCASCHRIFEPIGLALENFDAVAAWRTQDEGAPIDATGVLVDGTKLDGVASLRNVMVRYSDQFVRVVTEKLLIYGLGRGVEYQDMPLVRSIVHDSAPGKYKFSSIVQGIVRSPAFRMNMKELDSAN; encoded by the coding sequence GTTGTGCGGCAATCCTGCCGATTCTCTTCTTTTCGGCATCGCAAAAAGCGGCGCCAGGTCAGGCTGCGCCAACAAAGGGGGCGGGAGTCGCTGCACCTGATGCCGCAATGCAGCGCGCGCTTGTCGATCAGTACTGTGTGACATGTCACAACACACGTTCGAAAACCGCGAATCTGATGCTGGATCAGTTCGACTTTACCCATCTTGGCGATCATGCCGAGGTCGGCGAAAAGATCGTGCGAAAGCTTCGCGCGGGAATGATGCCTCCGACGGGGATGAAACGGCCGGATCCGGCCGCGCTTGAAACGTTCATCCAGTCCATGGAGAAGGAACTCGATCGCACCGCGCACGTGGCTCTGCCGCCGCCGGGCCTGCATCGTTTGAATCGCGGGGAATATGCCAACGCGATTCGCGACGTTATCGGGCTTGAGGTTGACGCCGCAAAATTCCTTCCGTCCGACGATTCCACGCGCGGATTCGACAATATTGCCGGAGCGTTGAAAATGTCGCCGGCATTGATGGAGGCGTATCTGTCCGCTTCCGGAAAGATCAGCCGTCTTGCGATCGGCGATGTCTCCTCGGCCACACAGGCCGTATTTGATGTGCCGGCGGATACTGCTCAGAATTATCACGTTGATGGAATGCCGCGTGGAACCCGTGGAGGTATTCTTATCCCGTATCAGTTTCCTGCCGACGGTGAATATGCCTTCACTGTCAAAGCCATCACGGGCTATAGCCAGGGCGTACTCGGCGGAATTACCGGGGAGCGGCTTGATGTTTTCGTCGATTCCGCACGTGTGAATTCATTCGACTGGGACAAAGAAATCGCCACCACCCGAGGTAAGGGCGCGGCCACGCCAAAAGTGGCGATCAAGGCAGGACTGCATACTGTCAGCGTTACCTTCCGTGTCACGAACGACATTCCGGGAAGCGAGTTGAATAAACCGTTCGAGCGCACGATGAACGCTCCGGGCAGCATCCCGGGATTCCAGTTCTACCCGCACGTCGGCCAAGTCATTATCGAAGGTCCCTACCGGGTGACGGGAGTAACGGATACAGCCAGCCGGAACAAGATTTTCGTTTGCCGGCCGGCAAGCGTTCGTGAGGAATCGCAATGCGCGCGCACGATTATTTCAACGCTGGTGAAGCACGCGTTCCGCCGCCCTTCGACTCCGGCGGACCTGGAATCGTTGACGACCTTTTATCTGGAGGGCCGAAAGAACGGCGGCTCGTTCGATAAGGGAATCGAAGTGGCGCTGCAGCGCATTCTCGCGGATCCGGAATTTGTGTACCGTGGCGAACGCGAACCTGTTGGCGCCGGCGTCGGCAGATCCTATCGCCTCTCCGATCTCGAACTGGCATCGCGCCTGTCCTTCTTCCTGTGGAGCAGCGTTCCTGACGATCAACTGATCGATCTGGCGGTCCAGGGCAAACTCCAAAATCAAGCCGTACTCGATCAGCAGGTCAAACGGATGCTCGCGGATCCGAAGTCCGAAGCCCTGATCCGGAACTTTACCGGCCAGTGGTTGAGCGTTCGTTCGTTGAAGACCATGGAACCGGTGGTCAATATATTCCCGGACTACGATGACAATCTCCGTCTTGCATTCCAGACAGAGATCGAACTGTTCTTCGACAGCATTGTCCACGAAGACCGGAGCGTTCTGGACCTGTTGACGGCGGATTACACCTTCGTCAATGAACGTCTTGCGAGGCACTACGGCATTCCGAACCTGTATGGTCCGCAGTTCCGCCGCATAACTCTGACGCCGGACCTCGACATGCGTCGGGGCCTGCTCGGCAAGGGAGCTCTGTTGACGGTGACGTCGCAGCCCGCCCGGACATCGCCGGTGGCCCGCGGCAAATGGTTCCTCCAGACGTTCCTTGGCGTGAGTCCGCCCGATCCGCCGCCGAATGTGCCGGCGATTAAAGAGCAGGCTGCGGATTCTACGGGAAATTTGAAAACACCCACCATGCGCCAGAGGATGGAAGCCCATCACAGCAATCCAACTTGTGCAAGCTGCCATCGGATATTCGAACCGATTGGGCTTGCGCTCGAGAATTTCGATGCCGTCGCGGCATGGCGCACGCAAGACGAGGGGGCTCCGATCGATGCTACTGGCGTCCTCGTCGACGGAACGAAGCTCGATGGCGTTGCCAGTCTGCGTAACGTGATGGTCCGGTATTCAGATCAGTTCGTGCGCGTCGTGACCGAAAAGCTCCTGATCTACGGGTTGGGCCGCGGCGTGGAGTATCAGGACATGCCGCTGGTACGATCGATCGTGCACGACTCGGCTCCCGGCAAATATAAGTTCTCTTCGATCGTGCAGGGTATCGTTCGAAGTCCGGCGTTCCGGATGAACATGAAGGAATTGGACAGTGCTAACTAA